TTTTCTTCACTTTCAACAACACACGGGCCTGCTAAAAGAAAGAAGTTATTTTTGTTTATGTTTTTTATGTTTGGTATTTTATTTATCATAAAGCTGTTAAATTTTATTTATATTTATTTTTCCAACGTTTTCTGATGAGTTCTTTTGAAATATTTTCATGAGAATTATCTTGTGGATCATATAATTTTGTTTTTGCAATATCTTCAGGAAGAAACTCTTGTTCAGCAAAATTATCTTTATATGAATGAGCATACTTATAATCTTTACCATATCCGAGTTCTTTCATAAGTTTTGTGGGGGAATTTCTTAAATGCAAAGGTACCGGTAAATTTCCGGTTTTTCTGACTAATTCTTGCGCCTTATTAATTGCTTCATATGCTGAATTACTCTTTGGTGAATTGGATAGATAGATCGTTGCTTCAGCCAGTATAATCCTTGATTCCGGATAACCGACAACATTTACGGCAGAAAAACAATTGTTTGCTATTAATAATGCATTAGGATTTGCTAATCCAATATCTTCGGCTGCGAGAATCAATAATCTGCGAGCAATGAATTTCAGATCTTCGCCTCCTTCTGTCATTCTCGCTAACCAATATACTGCGGCATTAGGATCACTTCCTCTTACAGATTTAATAAAAGCGGAAATAATATCATAATGCATCTCACCGTTTTTGTCATATGAAGCAATTTCTCTTTGCAAGACATTGGTTACTACTTCATCATTAATTACAATTGCCTGCCCTTCGCGGAAAGAATTAACAGTCAATTCAATTATGTTATACAATTTACGAGCATCACCACCCGAATGAAGAAATAATGCATGCTTTTCTTCAACTTTTATATCTTTCTTTTTAAGATCAATATCATTTGTAAGTGCATTATTTAAAAGTTCTTCAAGATTATTTTTACTTAATGATTGCAGAACATAAACTTGACATCTTGAAAGCAAAGGTGAAATAACTTCAAACGAAGGATTTTCTGTGGTTGCTCCTATCAATGTTATAACACCTTCTTCAACAGCACCCAATAATGAATCTTGTTGCGATTTGCTGAAACGATGTATCTCATCAATAAAAAGAATAGCATTAGGGGTTGAAAAGAAACTTTTACTTTTTGCTTTACTAATGACATTTCGAACATCTTTAACTCCGGAACTGACTGCACTTAAAGAATAAAACGGCCTTTCCAATGTATTTGCAATGATTTTTGCTAATGTTGTTTTTCCTACACCGGGCGGGCCCCACATTATAAACGACGGTAAATTTCCGGATTCAATAATTTTACGCAATACTGCATTATCTCCGACAAGATGCTCTTGTCCGATATAACCGTCCAAAGTTTTCGGTCTTAATCGTTCTGCAAGTGGTAAATTCAAAATGACATTAAATAATTACTGAAATTAAAAGCAAAGTTAGAAATTTTTTCATCTGAATTCTAAAAAAAGAGAAGACAATATTGCCTTCTCTTTTTAAAATATATATTGAATTACAATTTGGGTTTAATTCTTCATTCCGTCAGTTACTTCAATTTGATTGCCGTTTTTATCAAATACAACAATAAATGCATCATGAACTGTTGATCTCAACAATCGATCTCTCAGAGCAGCGGCATCATTATAATTAGTAAAATTTCCTACTCTGTATTTGTAATAATAATCAATATAAACTCTTTTAATTTCATCCGTATTATTGTATTTTGCAGCTAATGTATATTTTCCGAGAGTATTCTTTGACGCAGCAATTTGAACCATAAAAATATAATCGGAAACAACAGAAGTTCTGTTTTTTTCTTCTTCTGCTTTTAACTGCCTAATCATTTGTCTTGCTTTATTCACATATTTACCTGAAGGAAAATTATCGATATAATCTTGATATGAAGCAATTGTATTGATGTCTTGTGCATTTTGCCAAGCTCTGTCATCTCTTTCTTTTTCTTCTTTTTTTCTTCCTTGTGCCAATACTAAATCTAATGCTTCTTTTTGTTTTTCATATGCGCTTTTTTTCTTGCTGTTAGATTTACTTATTGCACTTTTTAAACTTGAAGACGGCAATTTTTTTAAAGCTTTTTTATCATTTGTCATTTTATTATATCTTGACATGTCTCTATCAGCTTCGGCTATCAGATCAACTGCATCATCATTCAAGGCATTTGCTTCACTTTCATCTCCTGCATCATAAAAATTTGCAGCAACAATTATTTCAGAATAAACAGTAATTGCAGCTTCATAGCCTTTTAAAAAATCTCTTTCAGCCTGAATTCTGAATTTTTTAGCTTCCCAAGTTTTTTTATCAAATTTACTTGCTTTTGCTTTTTTCTTCTTTTTCTTCTTTTTCTTTTCAGGCTTTTTATATTTATCTTCTATTGTTTTTGCTTGTTTAATTTTTTTGTTTCCCATTTCGATATACTTCTCTGCCTTATCCATGATTTTCTTTTGAGAATCATCGAATAAACTTTCTGCC
The sequence above is drawn from the Bacteroidales bacterium genome and encodes:
- a CDS encoding replication-associated recombination protein A; the protein is MNLPLAERLRPKTLDGYIGQEHLVGDNAVLRKIIESGNLPSFIMWGPPGVGKTTLAKIIANTLERPFYSLSAVSSGVKDVRNVISKAKSKSFFSTPNAILFIDEIHRFSKSQQDSLLGAVEEGVITLIGATTENPSFEVISPLLSRCQVYVLQSLSKNNLEELLNNALTNDIDLKKKDIKVEEKHALFLHSGGDARKLYNIIELTVNSFREGQAIVINDEVVTNVLQREIASYDKNGEMHYDIISAFIKSVRGSDPNAAVYWLARMTEGGEDLKFIARRLLILAAEDIGLANPNALLIANNCFSAVNVVGYPESRIILAEATIYLSNSPKSNSAYEAINKAQELVRKTGNLPVPLHLRNSPTKLMKELGYGKDYKYAHSYKDNFAEQEFLPEDIAKTKLYDPQDNSHENISKELIRKRWKNKYK
- a CDS encoding SPOR domain-containing protein, encoding MKITKFLISGLFIILFSGVVFGQSVTYSSAESLFDDSQKKIMDKAEKYIEMGNKKIKQAKTIEDKYKKPEKKKKKKKKKAKASKFDKKTWEAKKFRIQAERDFLKGYEAAITVYSEIIVAANFYDAGDESEANALNDDAVDLIAEADRDMSRYNKMTNDKKALKKLPSSSLKSAISKSNSKKKSAYEKQKEALDLVLAQGRKKEEKERDDRAWQNAQDINTIASYQDYIDNFPSGKYVNKARQMIRQLKAEEEKNRTSVVSDYIFMVQIAASKNTLGKYTLAAKYNNTDEIKRVYIDYYYKYRVGNFTNYNDAAALRDRLLRSTVHDAFIVVFDKNGNQIEVTDGMKN